The window TTCATTTGCCAACTGAATCATTTCTTGAAGTTTAAGTTCAAGGTCAGCTATAGGCTTTTCAAATTCTAATACCATAAAGTGAAGTTTTGAAGCATCAAAGATAAAAATTAATTTTTGATTACCTGACCAACTTTTATCAAAGATGGTTATTAATCATTTTATATCAGGATATGATTTTACCATCTTTCATGGTTAACATGCGGTCTGACATCCCCGCCAAAGATTGGTTATGCGTAACAATTACAAAAGACTGCCCCAACTCATCTCTAAGTTTAAAAAACAATTCATGTAAAGATTGGGCATTTTCTGTATCAAGATTACCGCTAGGTTCATCTGCGAAAATAATATCAGGGTTATTCACCAATGCCCTTGCCACAGCCACTCTTTGCTGCTCTCCTCCGGATAATTGAGCAGGCTTATGCCCTAGACGTGAGGAGATTCCCAGTAGTGCTGCCAATTCTTTGGTTCTTTTCCTAAGTTTATCTTCTGATCTTTTACCGATTAGACCCGGAATCCAAATATTTTCTTCGGCAGTGAACTCCGGTAGCAGATTATGAAACTGGAAAATAAAACTAATTTTATCATTTCTGAAACTGGCGAGTTTATCTCCACTTAATTTCAAAACATCAATACCATCTACTGTCAAGGTTCCTTCATCAGGCTTATCCAAGGTTCCTAATATATGCAATAAGGTGCTTTTACCGGCGCCTGAAGCTCCGACTATGGAAACAATTTCTCCATTTTGAATTGTTACATCTACCCCTTTCAGGACATGAAGGTCTCCATAATATTTTTGAACTGACTGCGCAACGAACATATATTTAAAGGTAATTTATGTGAGTGTTTGGGACAAACATAGGTGTATTTTAAAATTAATCAAAAATAATATTTCTTTGGGAGGTTAAATTTACAGCAAGCCTTTAACCCGCTATTGGCTTGATTTTTAATCCTATGAAAAGATAATAATACCATGACAGCAAACAAACATTAAAAGAATCAACAAAAAGCCTATGATAAATCTTGAATAATCGGACATTTGACATTAACTTCGGGCAAAAATTTGACCATAATGAATATACACGAATATCAAGCTAAAGAAGTATTAAAATCTTACGGAGTCAAAATTCAAGAAGGGATTGTCGCTGATAGCCCTGAAGCTGCACTAGAGGCAGCCAAGAAGCTTACAGCAGACACTGGAACTTCTTGGTATGTACTAAAGGCACAAATACATGCCGGAGGTAGAGGTAAAGGAGAAATTAAAGAAACCGGATCAAGAGGTGTGGTTTTGGCTAAATCGTTAGAAGATGTTCCTGAAAAAGCCAAAGATATATTGAATGGTACACTTGTGACCATCCAAACAGGTGAGGAAGGAAAATTGGTCAAAAAAATCCTAGTTGCCCAAGATGTTTACTATCCGGGCAATTCCGAACCAAAAGAATATTACCTTTCTATCCTATTGGACAGAGCCACCGGTAGCAATATTATCATGGCCTCTACAGAAGGTGGAGTTAATATTGAAGAGATCGCCGAAAGTACTCCTGAAAAGATCATAAAGGAATGGGTAGATCCAATGTTGGGCATTCAGCCTTACCAAGCAAGAAACGTGGCCTTTAAGTTAGGTTTAGAAGGCAATGCATTCAAAGAAATGGTGAAATTTATCATGGCTTTATATGCTGCTTATGATGCAAGTGATGCTTCTCAATTTGAGATCAACCCTGTTTTGAAGACATCAGATGATCAAATTTTGGCAGTAGATGCCAAGGTAAATCTAGATGACAATGCACTTTATAGAAACAAAGATCTTGCAGCCATGAGAGATCTTGATGAAGAGGATCCATTTGAAGTAGAAGCTGCAGAATCAGGCCTTAACTATGTGAAGCTTGACGGTAACGTAGGTTGTATGGTAAATGGAGCAGGATTAGCGATGGCCACTATGGACATGATCAAACTTTCCGGTGGAGAGCCTGCTAACTTCCTAGACGTAGGAGGTGGAGCCAATGCACAAACCGTTGAAGCAGGTTTTAGAATCATCCTTAAAGATCCTAAAGTAAAAGCTATCCTTATTAATGTTTTTGGAGGAATTGTTAGGTGTGATAGAATTGCATCAGGAGTAGTTGAAGCCTATAAGTCAATTGGAGACATTAGTGTACCTATCATCGTAAGATTGCAAGGTACAAACGCTGAAGAAGGTGCTAAAATAATCGATGAATCCGGACTTAAAGTAACTTCTGCTATTACTTTAAAAGAAGCTGCAGAAAAAGTACAAAATGTGCTTAGTGCTTAATAAATAAAATTCATTTGCGGCCCTAGTGGCCTGCATGCACCCGTAGTTCAACTGGATAGAATATCGGATTTCGGCTCCGAGGGTTGAGGGTTCGAATCCTTCCGGGTGTACAAAAAAGCCTTCTTATGTGGTTCATAAGAAGGCTTTTTTTGCTTACTATTTTCAGTCAGTTCTAGTGCTCCCATTAACTTTTTCAAGTAGGTGCATTGGGTCTTCTCTCCATATCCTTCGTTCAATACAAATAAAAACCTATCAAATAAGGATAAAATCTTATTTTCAGACAAGAAGCACAGCAAATTAGCAAACCATATTTTATTTTCTACATGGGTGGGAATTACCATTAATGTTATAACAAAAATAAATCAGATAATATATCAACACAATTCCTCCCCTAATCTATGATATAAAAAATAGCACTTGGTAAGAACCAAGTGCTACATACTTTTATCTAAACAAACAAATAAGTTTGTGCAGAACTAAAAAGATTATATTAATACTAATTTATAAGGAATTATAAAATTATCTTTCAGCCCTACCTTCGGGCATCAAATAATCTAATTTCCTTATGACTCTTTAATCCATTTGAATAAAGTTTGATAAGTTACTCCTGTATCTTTACTGAAATCAGCTTTGGTTTTTCCTTCAGCTTCAGCTTTCTTCCATTCAGCAAGGATGCCTGCTTTTTCTTCAGCAGAATAAGTTCTCCTACCTCTTGTGGCTGGTTTTTCAGCTTTGGCATCAACCCCATAGATAAACTGTAAGATACCCATTAATTTAGAGGCCTCACCTTTTGAGCTTAAACCTAAACTATCTAAATCAGCAATAGCTGAATCTTTTAGATTTTTTGTTACAAAGGGATGTTTCCCCTTTTTGTGTGCTTCGTCAATGGAATGGAAAATATTCCCATCCGCATCTTCCATATAAACCACAGCGTTGGTTTTAGAAAGATCTGAATACTTGTTTAAAAATTCTTGAATAGACATAAAATAATTATTTAGATGATAAATTAAGCGAAGTTACGTTTTATTTCTATTTATTTTACAAAATCCGTACCGTAAAATCTATTTAATTTTTATATACTTAATCAAAACGCATTATAAATATAAATTGTTGTAAAAAATATCATAAAAAAGGAAAAAAGATATAACACAAGGCATCTAAAAATTGAAAATTAGAGAAATATCGTCTACGTTAACGCTATACTGATGAAGTTAAAAAAATTTGTATTATTAAAAGTCAAAAAATAAATGGATTAAAATTTATGATTTAATCATTTAGGTATTTTTCCAAGTTTATTAGGATTTCTGAAACTAAATCGATAAGTTTAATTGGCTTATTTGAGATAATCCAAATTATCACCCTGTTAATGAAATGAATAAGAAGGAAGTTTCATTAAAAATTCATTCTCAAAATTGAAGGAAATTTGAGATCCAATTAAGCTGATCACTACAAGAGAATATAATGATTGTAAAAAAACAGAATTAATAATCCAATCTGCAAATTATTAAAAACTGAATATGGCTTCAATAATAAACTTCATCTGGCAGAGTATTATTTGCCTCTCTTTTTTCTACATTTTTTATTGGGTTTTCCTTAAAGATGAAAAAACATTTGTGTTTAATAGAGTTTACCTATTGGTCACTCCCTTCCTTGCTGTTGCATTCTCTTTAATTGAGATTCCTGTTTCCTTTGAAACACCCAGCATTTCGTTAGAAAATACTGCTTTTTTAAAGGCATTAGAATTGGACAGCCAAAGGGATATTGCAGGGGCTTATGGTCTTCCTGAAGTTACCGTAACGGATAGTAGGCTTCCCACATTATGGGGTTTTAAAGATTACTTGGTTTTTGGTTATCTTGTAGTTGTCTTGTTATTATTTGCCAGGTTTTACTGGCAATATCTTCAATTAAAAGAGATTCTAAGAAAAGGATGGTACCAAACTTCTTATATACTTAAGGAAAAATACTTCAAGGTTCCTAATTTTGGTCTAACCCCGGTGTTTTCTTATTTTGATAAAGTTTTTTGGGATGATTCTCTTCAACTAAGTAATAAAGAAAAAAAACAGATTCTTAATCATGAAATTGAACATGTTAAACAAAAGCATTCATACGATATAATTATCTATCAGGTTTTCAGCAATGTATTTTGGTTTAACCCAATCATTCATTTAATGAATCGAGCATTAGTTGACTTACATGAATTTCAAGCCGATGCCCGTGTCATTAAAGATGAAGAATTGAAGGACTCCTATCCAAAACTTGTTGCAAAAATGGCTTTCCAAGGATTGGATCTTCCGCTAGGTAGTAATTTTGTTAATTCAACAACCTTGAGAAGAATTAGGATGATGAAAGCCAACCGAAAAACAAATTGGTTTAAGGTAGCAATGCTGGTACCTTTAACTGTATTGGTTTTTGGCTTGATTTCAATGAAAAGTAACAATAGTATTATTTCTTTCAATAATTACTCTACACTTCCGGTTTCATTTCTCAAAAATCAAATAGAGGCGTTTCAAGACTCCATAGAGGTAGGCATAAAATTAAGGAATATAAAAAACCCTACTCACTATGAAAGCATTGGAAAGCTACATCAAGAGTCATTAAATGTTCAAGTGGGGGAATTATCTTATGAATTTACCGGAATTAAAAACCAGCAGGAATACATAAAAGTCCTAAACTTGGTGGAAACATTAAGACCAAATTCCAAACTAAATAAAAAATATGAGAATGCATTTTCCTACCAACTTGCAGATCAAAAACCCGAGCCTAAAGTAGGATGGAATGCTTGGGAGGAATATTTAAGATCACAGATTCCCGCAAGACTCATTGAAGGAATTCATATGGATGGTGACTTAGTGGCCTTGGAATTTGTTATTGACAAAGAGGCAAACGTGGTAAATGCATCCATAAAGAAGAGTCTGGGAGAAGAGGTGGACCAATTGCTTCTCTCTGCCCTTACCAATGTAAAAAGCCCTACTTGGATACCCGGAAAAAAAGATGGTGAGACGGTAGCGGTAGTAGTAAACACCAATATTAAATTAAAAAAATCAAACAAGTTTAAAACCACCACCAACCAAGAATCATCGAATCAGCGTCAAACCAACCTTTCTAATGCTTTTCCTGAAAACAGAGGTTTAGCAGTTAATGATGACTTAAAATCCGGAGCAATAACTTTAGGTCCTGCCTTCAAGACACACTTGCTTGAAAATCTGGTTTTCCCTGAAGACAATATTACTAAAGGTATATCCGGAACAACAATTATCAACCTCAAAACAGATTCTTCAGGAAGTATAAAAGGAATTTCTTTTACTCAAAGGATAGATGCCAGTTTCGAAAAAGAAATCCTTGAAGTCCTGTCAAATGCACCAAACTTAAAACCAATTTTGCAGAAAAATGAATACCAACTGCTTTTGCCTATATCTTTCAAAATTACGGGTTCTGATAGTAATAATATAGTTCCAAGTTTGAATAATGATTATGGTGATGTCATTCAAATCAATGGTTACCATGTGCAAAGAGACGCGATAAAAACAACTATAGAAATCCCTGTTCAGGTTATAAAAGAAGGGTTGATTTCATTCAATGGTGTCATCATGCCCGTCAATTCAGGATTACCGAGATTAATAAAAGCATATACCAGCTTTCACTCCGTGGATCATCAATCTATTTTAGTTAATTTTTCAGCGGGAAAAGATATAAAAATGGGTGAAGTTCAAAATGTACAAGCTGCCCTCAGAGATGCCGGTATAACTAAGATTGTTTTTAAAGAAGAAGAAGCAAAAATTCTTAATATAGCTCAATCCCCTATTTATATGATTGATGGAATACTACATCAAGCTCCGCCAATTAGCAACTTCCCCAAACCTGAAAACATAAAAACCCTCGATGTGGTAAGTCCTAACAAATTGGACGTATATGGTGAAAAAGCCAAAAACGGTGTTATAGTAATCACAACAAAGTAATTTACGACTGTAAATTTAAACGTTTAAAACCGCACTAAAACATGTCCATTGAAAATACAAACCTACCTTTTGGTAGGTTTTTTTATATATTGCAATTTTAACCATCAAATTAAATATTAAAATGACCTTCAGATATTTTCTTTCCATGTTAATCCTTTCAATGCTTCCGGTATTAACTTATGCCCAAAAAGACACTCATAATGACGAATCAAAAGTTCCTAATATTTCTTTGCCGGACTTATTCGTCAATTCAAAAGGACAAGAAATTAATACCATTCAGGAATGGGAATATAAGAGAAGGCCTGAAATAGTTAATCTTTTTGAAAACAATGTTTATGGCACTATGCCAAAAGCAATAGATGCGTTGAATTTCACTATAGTTAATGAAGATAAAATGGCCATGAATGGTATGGCCACTTTAAAAGAAATTGACATAGAAGTGATTTACAGGACCCAATCCGCAACAATGAGGCTTATATTATTTATTCCTAATGAAAGAGATGAAGCAGCTCCTGTATTTTTATTGATTAACCATAGGGACCCGGAAAATATTGATCCAACTCGAACAATAAAAATGGGGTTTTGGCCTGCCGAAGAAATTGTAAGGCGTGGTTATGCCGCAGCTACTTTTCATGTAAAGGATGTTGCTGATGATGACAAAGTTACATTTACAGACGATATTTTAAGTAAATTATATCCAGAAGAATTAGAAAAGGAAAATGGTATGCGTGGTTTAGGTGCCTGGGCTTGGGGAGCCATGCGCGCCATGGATTATTTTGAAACTTGTCAAGATATTGACGCCAAAAAAGCAGCAGTAATTGGACACTCTAGAGGAGGAAAAGCTTCTCTTTGGACCGGTGCTTCAGATCCTAGATGGGCCATTACTATTTCTAATGAGTCAGGTGCCGGTGGTGCGGCCATATCTCGAAGGAAATTTGGAGAGACTGTCCAAAGAATCAACACTGTTTTCCCTTATTGGTTTACTGATAATTTCAATAAATACAATAATAATGAAGCCTTACTTCCAATTGATCAACATATGTTAATTGCTGCCATGGCCCCACGAGCCGTGTATGTGGCCAGTGCGTCTGAGGATTTATGGGCAGACCCTAAAGGAGAATACATGTCATTGCAACTTGGAACAAGGGTGCATCGAGAGATTTATAAGATGAAAGGAGATTTTCCTAAAGCAATTAACTCTCCGGGAAATCCTGTTCACCTACCCTATGCAGGTCACCATATCCGTGAAGGGAAACACAATCTGACCCCTTACGATTGGAATTTATTTATGGATTTTGCGGATAACTATTTCAGGTTTAATAATGAATAAAAACAGACGGCATTTCCTACAAAAATCTGTCAAACTCACAGGTATTCCCTTAGCCGGCCCTCTTTCATTCCCTTACATTTCCGGAGCGTATGAACAAATTGAAAATTATACCAGAGATCTAGGCATTAAACTATGTCTTGCATATTTCTGGGGAATTGAACCCAGAAAGACAGCCCTATCACGTCAAATGGATGTGCTTGGGGCAGTTAGCCCTGTCAATTCCGGATTGGCTAATTTGCCTGGAGAAAAAGACAATTCAAGAACAGTAATTAAGGCCGTAAAAAATGCCTGGACACGTGAAGGGCTTACCTTAAGAGTCATAGAAGGTCCTCCTTACCTTGGAGAAAAAACAAAGCTTGACTTACCCGGACGTGATGAAGAAATTGATAACTTTATCACTCTTATAAAGAATTTATCCCTTGAAGGGATTGATACCATATGCTATAATTGGATGCCTATAATTAGTTGGGCCAGAACTATTGTTGACAAATCAAGTAGAGGTGGTGCTTTAGTAAGTGGATTTGATGTGACGGCAATAAAAAATAAGCCGCCCATAAATGAATACGGCAACTTGACACCTGAAATTATGTGGGAAAATTTAAAGTATTTTTTAAAGGCTGTATGTCCGGAAGCTGAAAAACATGGGGTAAAATTAGCTTTACATCCTGATGATCCACCCATTGACAATATCCAGGGAATTCCACGCATCATGACATCCGTTCAGGCATTTAAAAAAATGTTGGAGATTTATCCAAGTGTATATAATGGAATTACTTTTTGCCAAGGAAGTTTTGCCTCTATGGGAGATAGTACTGAGCAAGTGAATATTCCTGAAGCCATAAAATATTTTGGAAAAAGGAATGTCATCCATTTTGTACATTTTAGGGATGTACTTGGAAACAAACATAACT of the Cyclobacterium marinum DSM 745 genome contains:
- a CDS encoding transposase: MSIQEFLNKYSDLSKTNAVVYMEDADGNIFHSIDEAHKKGKHPFVTKNLKDSAIADLDSLGLSSKGEASKLMGILQFIYGVDAKAEKPATRGRRTYSAEEKAGILAEWKKAEAEGKTKADFSKDTGVTYQTLFKWIKES
- a CDS encoding ABC transporter ATP-binding protein produces the protein MFVAQSVQKYYGDLHVLKGVDVTIQNGEIVSIVGASGAGKSTLLHILGTLDKPDEGTLTVDGIDVLKLSGDKLASFRNDKISFIFQFHNLLPEFTAEENIWIPGLIGKRSEDKLRKRTKELAALLGISSRLGHKPAQLSGGEQQRVAVARALVNNPDIIFADEPSGNLDTENAQSLHELFFKLRDELGQSFVIVTHNQSLAGMSDRMLTMKDGKIIS
- a CDS encoding glucuronyl esterase domain-containing protein, yielding MTFRYFLSMLILSMLPVLTYAQKDTHNDESKVPNISLPDLFVNSKGQEINTIQEWEYKRRPEIVNLFENNVYGTMPKAIDALNFTIVNEDKMAMNGMATLKEIDIEVIYRTQSATMRLILFIPNERDEAAPVFLLINHRDPENIDPTRTIKMGFWPAEEIVRRGYAAATFHVKDVADDDKVTFTDDILSKLYPEELEKENGMRGLGAWAWGAMRAMDYFETCQDIDAKKAAVIGHSRGGKASLWTGASDPRWAITISNESGAGGAAISRRKFGETVQRINTVFPYWFTDNFNKYNNNEALLPIDQHMLIAAMAPRAVYVASASEDLWADPKGEYMSLQLGTRVHREIYKMKGDFPKAINSPGNPVHLPYAGHHIREGKHNLTPYDWNLFMDFADNYFRFNNE
- a CDS encoding mannonate dehydratase, translated to MNKNRRHFLQKSVKLTGIPLAGPLSFPYISGAYEQIENYTRDLGIKLCLAYFWGIEPRKTALSRQMDVLGAVSPVNSGLANLPGEKDNSRTVIKAVKNAWTREGLTLRVIEGPPYLGEKTKLDLPGRDEEIDNFITLIKNLSLEGIDTICYNWMPIISWARTIVDKSSRGGALVSGFDVTAIKNKPPINEYGNLTPEIMWENLKYFLKAVCPEAEKHGVKLALHPDDPPIDNIQGIPRIMTSVQAFKKMLEIYPSVYNGITFCQGSFASMGDSTEQVNIPEAIKYFGKRNVIHFVHFRDVLGNKHNFEETFHDAGKTEMFAAMQAYRDIGFKGPMRPDHVPTMAGDSNDKPGYSTIGTLFAIGYIRGLMEGVGKGEN
- the sucC gene encoding ADP-forming succinate--CoA ligase subunit beta, whose translation is MNIHEYQAKEVLKSYGVKIQEGIVADSPEAALEAAKKLTADTGTSWYVLKAQIHAGGRGKGEIKETGSRGVVLAKSLEDVPEKAKDILNGTLVTIQTGEEGKLVKKILVAQDVYYPGNSEPKEYYLSILLDRATGSNIIMASTEGGVNIEEIAESTPEKIIKEWVDPMLGIQPYQARNVAFKLGLEGNAFKEMVKFIMALYAAYDASDASQFEINPVLKTSDDQILAVDAKVNLDDNALYRNKDLAAMRDLDEEDPFEVEAAESGLNYVKLDGNVGCMVNGAGLAMATMDMIKLSGGEPANFLDVGGGANAQTVEAGFRIILKDPKVKAILINVFGGIVRCDRIASGVVEAYKSIGDISVPIIVRLQGTNAEEGAKIIDESGLKVTSAITLKEAAEKVQNVLSA
- a CDS encoding M56 family metallopeptidase → MASIINFIWQSIICLSFFYIFYWVFLKDEKTFVFNRVYLLVTPFLAVAFSLIEIPVSFETPSISLENTAFLKALELDSQRDIAGAYGLPEVTVTDSRLPTLWGFKDYLVFGYLVVVLLLFARFYWQYLQLKEILRKGWYQTSYILKEKYFKVPNFGLTPVFSYFDKVFWDDSLQLSNKEKKQILNHEIEHVKQKHSYDIIIYQVFSNVFWFNPIIHLMNRALVDLHEFQADARVIKDEELKDSYPKLVAKMAFQGLDLPLGSNFVNSTTLRRIRMMKANRKTNWFKVAMLVPLTVLVFGLISMKSNNSIISFNNYSTLPVSFLKNQIEAFQDSIEVGIKLRNIKNPTHYESIGKLHQESLNVQVGELSYEFTGIKNQQEYIKVLNLVETLRPNSKLNKKYENAFSYQLADQKPEPKVGWNAWEEYLRSQIPARLIEGIHMDGDLVALEFVIDKEANVVNASIKKSLGEEVDQLLLSALTNVKSPTWIPGKKDGETVAVVVNTNIKLKKSNKFKTTTNQESSNQRQTNLSNAFPENRGLAVNDDLKSGAITLGPAFKTHLLENLVFPEDNITKGISGTTIINLKTDSSGSIKGISFTQRIDASFEKEILEVLSNAPNLKPILQKNEYQLLLPISFKITGSDSNNIVPSLNNDYGDVIQINGYHVQRDAIKTTIEIPVQVIKEGLISFNGVIMPVNSGLPRLIKAYTSFHSVDHQSILVNFSAGKDIKMGEVQNVQAALRDAGITKIVFKEEEAKILNIAQSPIYMIDGILHQAPPISNFPKPENIKTLDVVSPNKLDVYGEKAKNGVIVITTK